In the Archocentrus centrarchus isolate MPI-CPG fArcCen1 chromosome 11, fArcCen1, whole genome shotgun sequence genome, aaacacataaaaagatattttttggtGAGTAAAAGAATTGCGACATACCAACAAATAAGTTCAATGTGATTATATCAGAATTGCTCAACTCaaattattgtgtatttttgagggcttttattttacttacatCACATGATCCTGTATGACGTTTTTGAAAAGtataaaaggacaaaagacgacaataaataaaatatagctCATCCCATCACAAATGTTTGGATGacaaatacatacacagacATTATCTCCAGGAGGGAAAATATCTAacatctctcactctcacttatgcagacactcacacacgtataaatacaataaatatcaaattaaatattGGTAATATGgttattaaaacatttgaatTCTTCACTTTCTTCACATTTTATGACTTAATTTAGAAGATGtgaatttaaaggaaaaatgttaATATGAATTAAATGCATGTGATATCAGGGCAACAACTACTGACAAGAAGCTGATTTTGCTGAGGATGGAAGAGGAACTGGTTGGGGCAGTTGTGGTTTTGGTTGTTGTagctgtagttgttgttgttgcagctgtggttgttgttactgcagctgtggttgttgttactgcagctgtggttgctgtTCCAGCAGCCGTGGTTGTTGGGGCAGTTGTGGTCGATGTTGCGAAAGTTGCGGCTGTTGCtgaagctgtggttgttgttccTGCAGCTGTGGATGTCATTGCTGCACCTGCGGTTGTTGTTGCGGAAGCTGTGGTTGCTGTTCCAGCAGCCGTGGTTGTTCTGGCAGTTGTGGTCGATATTGTGAAAGTTGTGGCTGTTGCTGAAGCAATGGTTGTTGTTCCTACAGCTGTGGATGTCATTGCTGcacctgtggttgttgttgcggAAGCTGTGGTTGCTGTAGGGTCAACTGTGATCaatgttgctgctgcagttgtTGTTGGGAAAGATGTGGTCAAAGTTGTGgatgctgtggttgttgttggtgcACCTGTGGatgttgctgcagctgtggaTGTTGTAGGAGCAGTTGTGGTCGATACTCCAACACTGGTTGTTGGGGAGGCTGTTGTCAATGTAGTAGAAGCTGTGGttattgtttctgcagctgtggttgttacTGCAGCTGTAATTATAAAGGAATTTGTAGTAGTTGATGGAGCAGTTGTTGTTTCCACAGCTGTACTTGTTGGAGCAGTTGTGGTTTCCGTTTTGGTTTGTGCAACTGTAGTTGTTGATTCAGCAGTTGTTGTAGGAGCCATTGTGGTTGTAGTTGGGGCAGCTGTCAGTGTTGTTGCTGTatctgtagttgctgttccagcagGAGTGAttgttggggcagctgtggttgtttctgcagctgtagttgttgcaGCAGTTGTTTGTTCTGCAGCTGTAGATGAAGGGGCAATTGTACTCATTGAGTCTGCAATGGTTGTAGGGGGCAGTGTGCTTGTTGTTGGAGCAGCCGAAGATGTCATTGCTGCAGCTGTCGTTGCAGCACCAGTGGttgctggggcagctgtggttgtttctgcTCCTGTAGTTGAAGGTGCAATTGTACTCACTGATTCTGCAGTGGTTGTAGGGAACGATGTGGTTGTCGATGGTGCAGCCGTCAATGTCGTTGCTGCATCTGTGGATGTTGTTGGGGCAgcagctgtagttgttgcaACAGTCGTTGTTGTTTCTGAAACTGTAGTTGTAGGAGAAGTTGTAGTTGTTAATTCAGCGGTAACTATAGGGGCCATTGTGGTTGTAGTTGGGGCAGCCGTCATTGTCGTTGCTCTAtgtgtagttgctgttccagcagGAGTGGttgttggggcagctgtggtcgtttctgcagctgtagttgttgcaGCAGTTGTTTGTTCTGCAGTTGTAGATGAAGGGGCAATTGTACTCATTGAGTCTGCAATGGTTGTAGGGGGCAGCGTGCTTGTTGTTGGAGCAGCCGAAGATGTCATTGCTGCAGCTGTCGTTGCAGCAGCCGTGGttgctggggcagctgtggttgtttctgtAGCTGTAGTTGCTGcggcagttgttgttgtttctgctcctAGAGTTGAAGGTGCAATTGTACTCACTGATTCTGCAGTGGTTGTAGGGACCGATATGGTTGTCGATGGTGCAGCCGTCATTGTTGTTGCTGTATCTGTGGATGTTGTTGCAgcagctgtagttgttgcaACAGTCGTTGTTGTTTCTGAAACTGTAGTTGTAGGGGAAGTTGTAGTTGTTGATTCAGCGGTAACTGTAGGGGCCAGTGTGGTTGCTGTTGGAGAAGCCGTGGttgttggggcagctgtggtcgtttctgcagctgtagttgttgcaGCAGTTGTTTGTTCTGCAGTTGTAGATGAAGGGGCAATTGTACTCATTGAGTCTGCAATGGTTGTAGGGGGCAGTGTGCTTGTTGTTGAAGATGtcattgctgcagctgtggttgttgcagtggttgttgttgtttctgcagctatAGTTGTAGTGGAAATTGTAGTTGATTCAGCAGTAGCTGTTGTTGTAGCTGTTGATTCACCAGTGGTTGTAGGGGCTGATGTGGTTGTCATATCTGAAATTGTAGTTGTAGGGGAAGTTGCAGTTGTTGTTCCTGCAGATGTGGTTGTAGGGGCAGCCGTGGTTGtcattgctgcagctgtggttgttgttgcagcAGCCGTGGTTGTTAAGGTAGGTGTGGTTGTTTCTGCAGTGGCAGTTGTTGTCATTTCTGCAACTGTGCTTGTAGCAACAGTTGTAGTTGTTGATTCAGCaatggttgtgttggtctggGCGTTGCAGCAGGCTGAATGGAAGATATCCtgttattttcatatttgctcACATTTAAgttgatgtaaaattatttgaaCAATGATAGTTTATCTTAccaacaaacagaagaaagatgaaagatgtCTTTGTCATCATGGTGAAGCTTTTTCTCAGCTGCACCTTCTGGAAATTAAGTTCCTCATGGTTATTACCATGTGAAAGAAAGCCTAAATACATAATCTCTCTACAGTAGCTTCAGTGCAGTTTTATAAATTTGTGTTGGAGAAAAGTTTGAGGTTCACATGccataacacacaaaaaaatgtttagttaaataaattaacagaTACAGTTCTAATATTTCACTGAGATCATTGattataaaatgtttcttttatgaATTTGGCAATATTCTTCTCCTACAGTTTAATTTGTCATGTCATGATAATTTTTCCACATCTCTAAACAAGGTGGGTCTTTAGATTGACTGTGAATCAAACTGtgaatttatgtatttatataaaagtCCAAAAGTTTCTTATAAGTAGTATTATTTGAATACAAATTATGATgtctaaatatatataattatactttggaaagtgtgtttttccactcctctttacataAATAGTATTAAAAATCTTACAAGTCATTTTAGAACATGTAAAGTGTcattaaaaaagatttaaaaatctttaaaaaagatATGCACATTGATGTAAAACTCAAATTGCCTTTTAAATTGCTAGATTGGTTCAATGTAATAAATCATATTTGGACAGAAGTAATATATTTCGTAATATAATAGAATTACTTACATATTATTTCTATGTTTGTATGTCGTCCACTGCAGTGAAAGAATCTGAGGTCCTCCAATTTCAGCTCCTCTTTTTATAAGCACCTGACTCAAGCCTGAGGACAAATATGTGCAGGTGAAGTAATGGCACTTATCGTCACGGTTAAAGGTGTGTCCACtaatgctttaattatctacATGTCTCTCCTATTGTTCTCCTGAAGCAGTGATCACTTTGAATTTTGGAGTTGACAGGATGTTACCTACAAACACATTTGTGACATTGTTTTCTTGTGAACTTCTacatttttccctgtgtgaataTGGCTATGTTTATAATTGGGTTGGATGTGATTGTGGTTTCATGGCTACATTAGGACTACATATAAGAGATGACCATTTTGGGCCAGTTAAATCCAGTAGACTAAAGATAAGCTACttcctggataaataaagctcAATAACTGGTTGAGTCGTTTCAGCCTAAGAAACAATATTTACAGGCTTCTGCTGCTTGGTAGTCAGTGTCCACATAAAATAactatattttttctatttctctctcttctttcttttaaacaaaTTCAAGGGTATCAGCCAGTTACCATTTTGAAGTTGAAGTTCAATTTTCaagctttgattgttttttcttttcataaattGATGAAATTTTCACCAAATTGAGTAAATGAGTCAGTTTTAAAggagatttttagaaatgttattGTTATCCACTGTTATATGTCACTTAATGcctggaaatatttttctgtttatagaGACACAAAATAAGGCTGAAAACTCAACAATATTCACAAGATAAATATTCTACTGAGAATTAATTTGTTAGCCAACATTCTCTTTATGGTACCTttgattaaaacaaagaaactcagTGCTTCACAATCAGAAAACATCCACATTTAAAGATGTAGTCCTTGGGTTGTTTTGATCATTTCGAAACcatacaaaatattattttatctcCTCTGTGCGTTATgagaatgttttcttttgatgGATTATTTCTGATTGGTGTAACTGCATCTTGTGCAAGCTTAATACAAAAGATTTTCCTGTGCTCTGTACCTCTTCTGAGATTAATATTACTGACTAAAAGATGTTCATACAGACATAATAATAAACCAGATCAGAAActagtgactgagaccataagTTATCAGAGAAATGTTTGCTGAAGTCAGATGAGCAGAAGAGTGATTTTCTCAAAGACCTCTATAATTTGCAGCCAGGAGGCAccctctgctggccatgatgaaaaatgcaggtttaaggcacttcagcattggcttcactttcagacgtccatcttttatattcagCCTGTGCACCTAATGTCAGAGAGCTTCAAATACACACAGGTGTCAAACAACTGAGTCTtgatatgtaaatattttatttgtaaggacattctgttttctttctttttattaactCATGGGTACTTTTCACATCAGTCCAGTTTTATGATTTGTTTGTCAGTATTTCTAAACAACCTTATACTTTATGTTCAATTGTAGTTTCTCTTGTACTTGCTGACAAAATATTTCCAAATCATGAATTTACATTCTAAACCTGACTGTGGTGGTGGTCTGTAGTTTCAGCTTGGCTGCTGGGGTACAGATGGGGCAGAGTGGTTTGGAGAGTAATGCAAAGTGGACCAACTTCTTCTTTTATTCAGTGGTGTTTTAGGgacggacagacacacacaaacacacgcacacccacccacgcatgcacaaacacactcatacaATCGCACAGCACCTCCAAAGCCGTCACAGTGCTGTGCGGTGTAACTACATCTGAATACAAGTCCTACAGTGCAGCGATGTAAGTCGTTTGGCCCAAACATCAAACACGACCAATATAAGTGCGACTTTAAGCCTAAAACAATTCTCAGTATTCATGATGTATCTCAACATTTTACACTGTACCTGTTGTTCCTTTCAGCAACAGTAGGAAGCAGCAAACCTGAACTAAGTAAAGGAAATTCATATACACGTTTTATAGTTCAGCacacaagtggaagaaaacgtGATTTACTGATGGGTCTTTTACAGTACTTTTTTGGTGTTGATTATTATCACTTTAAGGACTTGTTTGTAttgattcatatttttgtaatatctTAAACAGAAGTTACCCTTGTGTTAATCATTCATAATTAGCAGGCACAAACCCCTTAAAAGAATTTCCCAGCTTGCTCTGGAAGTGGTTGAGTCTTCCCTGAGGAATGCACCATATCCGTCAAACAGGAGTCAACGCGTCACTGAATGTTTACGATTCACTTTATGTGGCTCGTCACAGGGAGACCTACCCTGTGTGACCTTGAATCAGCTGCTTCTTGTGACGACGACACGTTTCTAAAGCGTAATGAGACTTTGGTGGAGCTCTGAtgatctgtgtgtttattttctctgtggatCACGTCAGCTGTGTCTTATTGCAACATCAACCCTAAAATATGCCCCAGacctcacaacacacacatatctaaaaataaactcCTCAGTATTTTTCGCGGAGCAGCTAAAACAGAAATTGAAGGTCTCTGTTACCAGGTAGAATCCAGCATTGGAGAAAAGTTTACAACTTTAATCAGCTAAATCTTACAACTAAGAGTCCTGTATTCAAAATCAGcatgaaaaagaagagagagatagatagatagatagatagatagatagatagatagatagatagatagatagatagatagatagatagatagatagatagatagatagatagatagatagatggatagatagatagatagatagatagatagatagatagatagatagatagatagatagatgtccAGTGTCCTTCTCTATGCCACTCTAGTCAGAGTCCAGCTCCAGTCCAACCATTGACCCAACCCACATGAGCTAGTTATTTAGCTGCATCACATCTTCTTTCCTAATGCTGCCTCCCCAGGACACTACCACAAATAAAAGAATGCTAGCAACTATAGATTGGTAGAACATCTGCAAGTGTTTCCTGGAAATGTTGAAGGACTCCAAACTTCTTAAGAAATAAAGTCGGCTCTGTCCCTTCCTGTATAGCTTATCTGCCCACATCCGCCAGTCCAGTTTATCATCCACTTGCACACTGAGATATTTATAGGTCCTCATTACCCCCCAATAGAGTCAGGCTGTGGGTGTGGTCCAGACCTACAGAAGTCCACTACCATCTCCCTGAATCTACAGTGGGCGCAGGTCCAACTATTTATGGTAATGCTATGAGTGTACTCTATTTAATtaagttgtatttatatagcaccaaatctcatggtgctttatattgtaaagaccctatgcaaaacaatttatttataaaagcacATTTGTTACTAAAatgcattctattctattatattctattttattgtattctattctattcttagaATAAAGATTTCCTGTTCACTACACGCCCTGGATGCTATGTCTTGGATTATTTGGTGTTGTGGCTAAAGTGTGTGTTCTGAACACAGGACAACTGATTTTTGAGGTGATAGTTTGGTTTCGACAGGGAGGTCTGGGATGTTGTGAGAGCAGTTtgagtttttggatttgtgtttaaaatGGATGGAGGGTTCAAGAAATGTGTTCTAGCAATTCAGAAATACTTTAATAAATACTAGACTAAATCAggtgacattttaaaacttcTGTCTTCTGACTTGTGCATCCCTGTTTACTGAGGAATGAgaactgcatccataaacttaTTACCTCTGCCCAGgagatattttatatatatactgtttattttgtttcatactATTTTCATGTCATTCTGTCAGCAAACACAATAGGTTGAAATTTTTGAAAGAATGCTGAAAAACCTTTGTAGGAGTATAGATATAGTATAGATGGGGTCATGCTAATAATACAATAAACTTTGGCCACCAGAGTATTCAAGTCTAACTTAATGATTTGAAATTAGCCAAAAGCCTCATGAGGACTGACCTGACTGTGACCAGGTTTACTCTAATCAGAATTCTCACCTCTGCAGCAAGATTCCttcaaaaaaatgtctttgaggtctcagtgcttttatttgaaaGGAAATAAGTTGTGTCAGTGTCCactgcatgaaaatattttaagagGTCCTGACCAAATGTCCATATCAGATGAGTTGGGATTGAGACAACCTTCCACTGGCTACTTATTCTCAATCCTTAATGACATGTAAAGCCTGTGTTTTGGCTGAAAGGAAAATGTTGTAAATCTTcagcaaacacataaaaagatattttttggtGAGTAAAAGAATTGCGACATACCAACAAATAAGTTCAATGTGATTATATCAGAATTGCTCAACTCaaattattgtgtatttttgagggcttttattttacttacatCACATGATCCTGTATGACGTTTTTGAAAAGtataaaaggacaaaagacgacaataaataaaatatagctCATCCCATCACAAATGTTTGGATGacaaatacatacacagacATTATCTCCAGGAGGGAAAATATCTAacatctctcactctcacttatgcagacactcacacacgtataaatacaataaatatcaaattaaatattGGTAATATGgttattaaaacatttgaatTCTTCACGTTCTTCACATTTTATGACTTAATTTAGAAGATGtgaatttaaaggaaaaatgttaATATGAATTAAATGCATGTGATATCAGGGCAACAACTACTGACAAGAAGCTGATTTTGCTGAGGATGGAAGAGGAACTGGTTGGGGCAGTTGTggttttggttgttgttgttgcagctgtggttgttgttactgcagctgtggttgttgttactgcagctgtggttgttgttactgcagctgtggttgctgtTCCAGCAGCCGTGGTTGCTGTTCCAGCAGCCGTGGTTGTTGGGGCAGTTGTGGTCGATGTTGAGAAAGTTGCGGCTGTTGCTGAAGCAGTGGTTGTTGTTCCTGCAGCTGTGGATGTCATTGCTCCACCTGCGGTTGTTGTTGCGGAAGCTGTGGTTGCTGTTCCAGCAGCCGTGGTTGTTCGGGCAGTTGTGGTCGATGTTGTGAAAGTTGT is a window encoding:
- the LOC115788165 gene encoding mucin-5AC-like, whose protein sequence is MMTKTSFIFLLFVACCNAQTNTTIAESTTTTVATSTVAEMTTTATAETTTPTLTTTAAATTTTAAAMTTTAAPTTTSAGTTTATSPTTTISDMTTTSAPTTTGESTATTTATAESTTISTTTIAAETTTTTATTTAAAMTSSTTSTLPPTTIADSMSTIAPSSTTAEQTTAATTTAAETTTAAPTTTASPTATTLAPTVTAESTTTTSPTTTVSETTTTVATTTAAATTSTDTATTMTAAPSTTISVPTTTAESVSTIAPSTLGAETTTTAAATTATETTTAAPATTAAATTAAAMTSSAAPTTSTLPPTTIADSMSTIAPSSTTAEQTTAATTTAAETTTAAPTTTPAGTATTHRATTMTAAPTTTTMAPIVTAELTTTTSPTTTVSETTTTVATTTAAAPTTSTDAATTLTAAPSTTTSFPTTTAESVSTIAPSTTGAETTTAAPATTGAATTAAAMTSSAAPTTSTLPPTTIADSMSTIAPSSTAAEQTTAATTTAAETTTAAPTITPAGTATTDTATTLTAAPTTTTMAPTTTAESTTTVAQTKTETTTAPTSTAVETTTAPSTTTNSFIITAAVTTTAAETITTASTTLTTASPTTSVGVSTTTAPTTSTAAATSTGAPTTTTASTTLTTSFPTTTAAATLITVDPTNNHGCWNSNHSFRNNNRRCSNDIHSCRNNNHSFSNSRNFRNIDHNCPNNHGCWNSNHSCSAAEKKLHHDDKDIFHLSSVCCCRNDNNCHCRNNHTYLNNHGCCNNNHSCSNDNHGCPYNHSCRNNNCNFPYNYNFRYDNHISPYNHCCSNDIFNTKHTAPYNHCRLNEYNCPFIYNCRTNNCCNNYSCRNNHSCPNHHGCCNDSCSNDIFGCSNNKHTAPYNHCRLNECSNDNDGCTIDNHIGPYNHCRIIEYNCTFNYRSRNNNNCRSNYSYRNNHSCPSNHGCCNDSCSNDIFGCSNNKHTAPYNHCRLNDCRNNNDCCSNYSCCNNIHRCSNDNDGCNIDNHIGPYNHCRISEYNCTFNYRSRNNNNCRSNCSYRNNHSCPSNHGCCNDSCSNDIFGCSNNNHPAPTTIADSMSTIAPSSTTAEQTTAATTTAAETTTAAPTTTPAATATTD